The Bos indicus x Bos taurus breed Angus x Brahman F1 hybrid chromosome 3, Bos_hybrid_MaternalHap_v2.0, whole genome shotgun sequence genome includes a window with the following:
- the LOC113890031 gene encoding olfactory receptor 2A12-like, protein MWMPPGQNQSWVSEFILLGFSSDPMTNRTLFSAFLLLFLSSVLGNGLIITLICLDTHLHTPMYFFLCILSLLDMGYVTTTVPQMLVHLLSQSQTISFAACWLQMYVFGAVGLTECILFVVMAFDRYVAICYPLHYTVILSWGLCTRLSAGTWACGFFFSLIHTFFTMRLPYCGPNMVNHYFCEGPSVRNLACMDTHVIEMVDLVISVFMVVAPLLIIVASYIRIAQAILKLKSMQARCKAFSTCASHLTVITFFYAPATYLYMRPNSSYSPEQDKQVSLFYNVFTALLNPVVYSLRNKDMKRAFLKVMGR, encoded by the coding sequence ATGTGGATGCCTCCAGGGCAGAACCAAAGCTGGGTTTCTGAATTTATCCTGCTTGGCTTCTCCAGTGACCCCATGACCAACAGGACCCTCTTCAgtgccttccttcttcttttcctgaGCTCAGTCCTTGGCAATGGGCTCATCATCACCCTGATATGCCTGGACACGCATCTCCACactcccatgtacttcttcctctgtaTCCTCTCCCTGCTGGATATGGGCTATGTCACCACCACTGTGCCCCAGATGCTGGTGCATCTTCTTTCTCAATCCCAGACCATCTCCTTTGCTGCTTGTTGGCTACAAATGTATGTCTTTGGTGCCGTGGGCCTGACTGAGTGCATTTTATTTGTCGTCATGGCCTTTGACCGGTATGTGGCCATCTGCTATCCACTGCATTATACTGTCATCCTCAGCTGGGGCCTGTGCACACGACTGTCAGCTGGGACCTGGGCCTGTGGTTTCTTCTTCTCTCTGATCCACACTTTTTTCACCATGAGACTGCCATACTGTGGGCCCAATATGGTCAACCACTACTTCTGTGAAGGCCCCTCAGTACGAAATTTGGCTTGCATGGATACCCACGTCATTGAAATGGTGGACCTGGTCATCAGTGTCTTCATGGTTGTTGCCCCACTCTTGATCATTGTGGCCTCCTACATCCGTATTGCCCAGGCCATTCTCAAGTTGAAGTCCATGCAGGCCCGCTGCAAGGCTTTCTccacctgtgcctcccacctGACTGTGATCACATTCTTCTATGCTCCAGCCACCTACCTCTACATGAGGCCCAATTCAAGCTATTCCCCTGAGCAAGACAAGCAGGTGTCACTCTTTTATAATGTCTTCACTGCTCTGCTTAATCCTGTGGTCTACAGTCTGAGGAATAAGGACATGAAGAGGGCTTTTCTCAAAGTGATGGGGAGGTAG